From the Arctopsyche grandis isolate Sample6627 chromosome 11, ASM5162203v2, whole genome shotgun sequence genome, one window contains:
- the LOC143919096 gene encoding uncharacterized protein LOC143919096, translating into MECRLCLGPAPADSSVSIFGDPHPERLEQRIRTCCQIYVKRGDGLPNTVCLSCKTNLESLISFRKACFRNNETSQVRLDDCLNIKTEEVLLEDLIWDDEPSIPTIHRKSSEICSKPSPSESELVLHTREKLFKCATCLISFTRKDRLVIHLRSHTGKMPYNCEICLKSFTRKFNLRLHKKTHYGIKPHKCDICLKSFFHKSSLAMHERFHTGIQLYKCDVCFKSFIRKDRLVIHLRSHTGEKPYKCEMCLKSFSQKSVLKSHEILHTGIKPHKCEICLKSFTHKYSLDSHKITHTGVKPYKCEICLKSFTQKSSLRLHKKTHTGIMPYKCEICSKSFSQKYSLELHKKLHTGIKAHKCETCLKSFIHKYELVLHLRSHTGEKPYQCEICLKSFALKSNLGLHKKTHTGKKPHKCEICLKSFSQKSSLISHLKLHTGIRPYKCDICLKSFSRKSGLVLHLRSHTGEKPYMCEICLKSFTRKCSLILHIKTHSGLKPHKCDICLKSFIRKGDLVRHENSHKVE; encoded by the exons atggagtgcaggctttgtcttggaccagctccggccgactcttccgtctccatcttcggcgatccccatccagagcgtctggagcaacgcattcggacctgctgtcaaatttat gttaaaagaggcgacgGGTTGCCGAacacggtgtgtctttcgtgtaagaccaatctggaatcgttaatcagctttcgaaaggcttgttttcgaaacaACGAAACATCTCAAGTGAGGTTGGATGATTGCTTGAATATCAAGACTGAAGAGGTTTtgttggaagatttaatatgggacgatgagccttcaataccgacaattcaccgaaagagtagtgaaatttgttcaaagccaTCTCCCAGTGAATCTGAACTTGTTTTACATACTAGAGAAAAGCTGTTCAAATGTGCAACTTGTTTAatatcatttactcgaaaagatagacttgtgatacatttaagatctcacacaggaAAAATGCCTTATaactgtgaaatttgtttaaaatcatttactcgaaaatttAATCTCAGGTTACATAAAAAAACGCATtatgggataaaaccacacaaatgtgacatttgtttaaaatcgtttttcCATAAATCTAGCCTCGCAATGCATGAAagatttcatactgggatacagttatacaaatgtgacgtttgtttcaaatcatttattcgaaaagatagacttgtgatacatttaagatctcacacaggggaaaaaccttacaagtgtgaaatgtgtttaaaatcattttctcaaaaatcagtCCTTAAATCACATGAAATATTACATACTGgtataaaaccacataaatgtgaaatttgtttaaaatcatttactcataaATATAGCCTTGATTCACATAAAATAACgcatactggggtaaaaccatataaatgtgaaatttgtttaaaatcatttacacaaaaatctagCCTCAGGTTACATAAAAAAACGCATACCGGGATAatgccatacaaatgtgaaatttgttcaaaatcattttctcaaaaatatagCCTCGagttacataaaaaattgcatactgggataaaagcacacaaatgtgaaacttgtttaaaatcgttcattcataaatatgaacttgtgctacatttaagatctcacacgggagaaaagccttaccagtgtgaaatttgtttaaaatcatttgctctaAAATCAAACCTCGGgttacataaaaaaacacatactgggaaaaaaccacacaaatgtgaaatttgtttaaaatcattttctcaaaaatctagcctcatttcacatttaaaattacatactgGGATAcgaccatacaaatgtgacatttgtttgaaatcattttctcgaaaatctggTCTTGTTTTACATTTAaggtctcacacgggggaaaagccttacatgtgtgaaatttgtttaaaatcatttactcgaaaatgtagcctcatattacatataaaaacgcATTCTGggttaaaaccacacaaatgtgacatttgtttaaaatcatttatccgAAAAGGTGACCTCGTGCGACATGAAAATTCTCATAAGgtggaataa